A genome region from Sphingobium sp. CR2-8 includes the following:
- the hisC gene encoding histidinol-phosphate transaminase: MTQTAAKPAPKDWILGISPYVPGKSAADDGRPLIKLSANENPLGTGAAARAALVAATADLATYPDPGAEKLREAIGAVHGLDPARIIYGTGSDELLHIAASAYAGPGDEILYVRYGFAVYDIAARRVGATPVIAPDKDYATDVDALLAAVTDKTRVVFLANPNNPTGTMTSREEIARLHAGLRPDILFVLDQAYAEYLDAGEDDGGLELAKTAPNIFVTRTFSKIHGLAAERIGWGYASADVIDILHRIRAPFNVTTAGQAAAVAAIQDSEWVAFSRTHTARWREWLAGEVTALSNYGLRVVPSKTNFLLILFDGKLTAEAAMKGLWDEGYATRWLPGQGLPNGLRITIGTKAQNRAVAAKLRAMAEAA, translated from the coding sequence TCGCCCTATGTGCCGGGTAAGTCCGCCGCTGACGACGGTCGCCCGCTCATCAAGCTGTCGGCCAATGAAAATCCGCTGGGCACCGGCGCGGCCGCACGCGCAGCGCTGGTCGCCGCCACCGCCGACCTCGCCACCTATCCCGATCCGGGCGCGGAAAAGCTGCGCGAAGCGATCGGCGCGGTCCATGGCCTCGATCCCGCGCGGATCATCTACGGCACCGGGTCGGACGAGCTGCTGCACATCGCCGCCTCCGCCTATGCCGGGCCGGGCGACGAAATCCTCTATGTCCGCTATGGCTTCGCGGTCTACGACATCGCCGCGCGGCGCGTCGGCGCGACCCCGGTGATCGCGCCGGACAAGGATTATGCGACCGACGTCGATGCGCTGCTCGCCGCCGTCACCGACAAGACCAGGGTCGTGTTCCTGGCCAACCCCAACAATCCGACCGGCACCATGACCAGCCGGGAAGAGATCGCCCGCCTGCATGCCGGATTGCGCCCCGACATCCTGTTCGTCCTCGATCAGGCCTATGCCGAATATCTGGACGCGGGCGAGGATGATGGCGGGCTGGAACTGGCGAAGACCGCACCCAACATCTTCGTCACCCGCACCTTTTCGAAGATTCATGGTCTGGCTGCCGAACGGATCGGCTGGGGCTATGCCAGTGCCGACGTGATCGACATCCTCCACCGCATCCGCGCGCCGTTCAACGTGACGACGGCGGGTCAGGCGGCGGCGGTCGCGGCGATCCAGGACAGCGAATGGGTCGCGTTCAGCCGCACCCATACCGCCCGCTGGCGCGAATGGCTGGCGGGCGAGGTGACGGCGCTGTCCAACTATGGCCTGCGCGTCGTGCCCAGCAAGACCAATTTCCTGCTGATCCTGTTCGACGGCAAGCTGACCGCCGAAGCTGCGATGAAGGGCCTGTGGGACGAAGGCTATGCCACCCGCTGGCTGCCGGGCCAGGGGCTGCCCAACGGCCTGCGCATCACCATCGGCACCAAGGCGCAGAACCGCGCCGTCGCGGCCAAGCTGCGCGCTATGGCGGAGGCGGCCTGA
- a CDS encoding prephenate/arogenate dehydrogenase family protein produces MLPFARVTIIGLGLIGSSLARAIRADMPTVRVTGYDADPAVRDIARRIDLADDVTDTAGASVTDADLVVLCVPVRAMGAAAAEIAGDLPVDAIISDVGSCKADVLAQLNAALPGRTIIPAHPVAGTENSGPEAGFATLFKGRWCIVTPPADADPAAVERVAELWRRVGADVEMMDPAHHDLVLAVTSHLPHLIAYTIVGTASDLENVTQSEVIKYSAGGFRDFTRIAASDPTMWRDVFLANKDAVLEMLQRFSEDLSALQRAIRWNDGDALFNLFTRTRAIRRSIIEQGQDDAKPDFGRSH; encoded by the coding sequence ATGCTGCCCTTCGCGCGCGTCACCATCATCGGCCTGGGCCTGATCGGCTCTTCGCTCGCCCGCGCGATCCGCGCGGACATGCCGACCGTGCGCGTCACCGGCTATGACGCCGATCCGGCGGTGCGGGACATCGCCCGGCGGATCGACCTGGCCGACGACGTCACCGACACCGCGGGCGCATCGGTGACGGACGCGGACCTAGTGGTGCTGTGCGTCCCGGTCCGCGCGATGGGCGCGGCGGCGGCGGAGATCGCCGGCGACCTGCCCGTCGACGCGATTATCAGCGACGTGGGATCGTGCAAGGCCGACGTGCTGGCACAGCTCAACGCCGCGCTGCCGGGCCGGACGATCATCCCCGCGCACCCCGTGGCAGGCACGGAAAATAGCGGGCCGGAGGCGGGCTTCGCTACCCTGTTCAAGGGCCGCTGGTGCATCGTCACCCCGCCTGCCGACGCCGATCCGGCCGCGGTCGAGCGCGTCGCTGAACTGTGGCGGCGGGTCGGCGCGGACGTGGAGATGATGGACCCGGCGCATCACGACCTGGTGCTGGCGGTAACGAGCCATCTGCCGCATCTGATCGCCTACACCATCGTCGGCACGGCCAGCGATCTGGAAAATGTCACCCAGTCCGAAGTCATCAAATATTCGGCCGGCGGCTTTCGCGACTTCACCCGCATCGCGGCGTCGGACCCGACCATGTGGCGCGACGTGTTCCTGGCGAACAAGGACGCGGTGCTGGAAATGCTCCAGCGCTTTTCGGAGGATCTTTCCGCCTTGCAGCGAGCGATCCGCTGGAACGACGGCGACGCCCTGTTCAACCTGTTCACCCGCACCCGCGCGATCCGCCGGTCGATCATCGAACAGGGGCAGGACGATGCGAAGCCGGACTTCGGCCGCTCGCACTAA
- a CDS encoding YdcF family protein, whose protein sequence is MIVRLFAVTLLAWMLGFAWFAIFLPQPLDGRRTDAIVVLTGGAGRIDRGIALLQDGSAKRMLISGVDRSVRPVELAVQYKTPERLFSCCITLGREAIDTRSNGLETARWLERRDYKTVRLITTDWHMRRAALELRQALPGDKVAIVYDAVPSRPSLTILAREYNKYLLRRIAALIGI, encoded by the coding sequence GTGATCGTCCGCCTGTTCGCGGTCACGCTGCTGGCCTGGATGCTGGGCTTCGCCTGGTTCGCGATCTTCCTGCCTCAGCCGCTGGACGGTCGCCGGACCGATGCGATCGTCGTGCTGACCGGCGGGGCGGGGCGTATCGATCGCGGCATCGCCCTGCTTCAGGATGGCTCTGCCAAGCGCATGCTGATATCCGGCGTGGACCGGTCGGTCCGCCCGGTCGAACTGGCGGTGCAATATAAGACGCCCGAGCGTCTGTTCAGCTGCTGCATCACGCTGGGGCGCGAAGCGATCGATACGCGGTCCAATGGTCTGGAAACGGCCCGCTGGCTGGAACGGCGCGATTACAAGACCGTGCGCCTGATCACCACCGACTGGCATATGCGCCGCGCCGCGCTGGAACTGCGCCAGGCGCTGCCCGGGGACAAGGTGGCGATCGTCTACGATGCCGTGCCCAGCCGCCCGAGCCTCACCATATTGGCGCGGGAATATAATAAATATCTGCTGCGGCGCATTGCCGCGCTGATCGGTATCTGA